The DNA window GACCATCAAGCGTCACAACCCAATCCGCGTACTGCGCGACAACGTGGTTATCTATGAAGGCGAGCTGGAATCCCTGCGCCGCTTCAAAGATGACGTTAACGAAGTCCGTAACGGCATGGAATGTGGTATCGGCGTTAAGAACTATAACGACGTGCGCGTCGGCGACATGATCGAAGTGTTCGAGATCATTGAGATCCAACGCACCATCGCTTAACGATTGCACATCTGCTTATATCTGTTTACGGGGGGCCTTTGTGCCCCCCGATTTGTCTGGAGAATCCAAAATGGCAAAAGAATTCAGCCGCGGTCAACGCGTGGCGCAAGAGATGCAGAAAGAGATTGCGATCATTCTGCAGCGTGAAGTGAAAGATCCGCGCGTCGGCATGGCGACCGTTTCCGGCGTGGAAGTGTCCCGTGATCTGGCGTACGCCAAGGTTTACGTCACCTTCCTGAACGTGCTGACCGAGAACCACGATCCGGATCTGGTCAACAACGGCATCAAAGCGTTGCAAGACGCTTCCGGTTACATCCGCACCCTGCTGGGCAAAGCGATGCGCCTGCGCGTGGTGCCGGAGCTGACCTTCGCCTACGATAACTCCCTGGTGGAAGGCATGCGCATGTCCAACCTGGTGACCAACGTGGTGAAGAACGACGCCGAGCGCCGTTCCGCCTCAGGCGATGACAAGGAGGACTGATGAGTCGCCCTCGTCGCCGCGGCCGTGATATCCACGGCGTGCTGTTGCTGGACAAGCCGCAGGGTTTGTCGTCCAACGATGCGCTGCAAAAAGTAAAGCGCCTGTACAACGCCAACCGGGCGGGTCACACCGGCGCGCTCGATCCGCTGGCGACCGGCATGTTGCCTATCTGCCTGGGTGAAGCGACCAAGTTTTCGCAATATCTGCTCGATTCCGACAAGCGCTATCGGGTGATCGCCAAGCTGGGGCAGCGTACCGATACCTCGGACGCCGACGGTCAGATCGTGCAGGAGCGCCCGGTGAACTTCACCCAGGCGCAGCTCGACGCGGCGCTGGACACCTTCCGCGGCGACATCCAGCAGGTGCCGTCGATGTATTCGGCGCTGAAATACCAGGGCAAGAAACTCTACGAGTATGCGCGCCAGGGGATTGAAGTGCCGCGCGAAGCGCGCAGCATCACGGTGTACGAGCTGCAGTTTATCCGCTGGGAAGGGGATGAGCTGGAGCTGGAGATCCACTGCTCGAAAGGCACTTACATCCGCACCATCACCGACGATCTCGGCGAGCTGCTGGGCTGCGGCGCGCACGTGATCTATCTGCGTCGCCTGCAGGTGGCGACTTACCCGATCGCGCGCATGGTGACGCTGGAACAGCTGAACGCCTTGCTGGCGCAGGCGCAGGAACAAGCGATCGCCCCCGGCGAGCTGCTCGATCCGCTGCTGATGCCGATGGACAGCCCGGTTGAGAACTATCCGGAAGTGAATTTGCTGCCGGTGGTGGCGGGCTACGTCAAGCAGGGGCAGCCGGTGCAGGTGGCCGGTGCGCCGGCCTCCGGTATGGTGCGTATCACCGAGGGTGAAGAGCGGAAATTCATCGGCGTTGGCGACATCGCCGAGGATGGTCGCGTGGCGCCGCGCCGCCTGGTGGTCGAACATTTCGACTGACGGCGGGGCACTGCGTCGCCTTGCGATCGCACTGCGCTAAGAGTAGAATGGCGCAGCTTATGCATTGGGTTGCTGAATTAGAGATCGGCGCC is part of the Serratia surfactantfaciens genome and encodes:
- the rbfA gene encoding 30S ribosome-binding factor RbfA, translating into MAKEFSRGQRVAQEMQKEIAIILQREVKDPRVGMATVSGVEVSRDLAYAKVYVTFLNVLTENHDPDLVNNGIKALQDASGYIRTLLGKAMRLRVVPELTFAYDNSLVEGMRMSNLVTNVVKNDAERRSASGDDKED
- the truB gene encoding tRNA pseudouridine(55) synthase TruB encodes the protein MSRPRRRGRDIHGVLLLDKPQGLSSNDALQKVKRLYNANRAGHTGALDPLATGMLPICLGEATKFSQYLLDSDKRYRVIAKLGQRTDTSDADGQIVQERPVNFTQAQLDAALDTFRGDIQQVPSMYSALKYQGKKLYEYARQGIEVPREARSITVYELQFIRWEGDELELEIHCSKGTYIRTITDDLGELLGCGAHVIYLRRLQVATYPIARMVTLEQLNALLAQAQEQAIAPGELLDPLLMPMDSPVENYPEVNLLPVVAGYVKQGQPVQVAGAPASGMVRITEGEERKFIGVGDIAEDGRVAPRRLVVEHFD